Proteins encoded within one genomic window of Oryza brachyantha chromosome 7, ObraRS2, whole genome shotgun sequence:
- the LOC102707416 gene encoding oxygen-evolving enhancer protein 2, chloroplastic-like — translation MASTSCFLHQSTARVASRVASAPQAARTQLLVCRAQRQQDDGAAADAVSRRAALALLAGATAAVGVKVAPAAAAYGEAANVFGKPKTNTEFISYSGEGFKLLIPSKWNPSKEREFPGQVLRYEDNFDANSNLSVMINPTTKKTITEFGSPEEFLAQVDYLLGKQAYAGKTDSEGGFESDAVATANILESSAPVIGGKQYYSVTVLTRTADGDEGGKHQLITATVNDGKLFICKAQAGDKRWFKGARKFVESAAGSFSVA, via the exons atggcgtccACCTCCTGCTTCCTCCACCAGTCCACCGcccgcgtcgcgtcgcgtgtCGCGTCCGCGCCCCAGGCGGCGCGGACCCAGCTCCTCGTCTGCCGCGCCCAGAGGCAGcaggacgacggcgccgccgccgacgcagtCTCCCGCCGCGCGGCGCTCGCGCTGCTggccggcgcgacggcggccgtcGGGGTCAAGgtggcgcccgccgccgcggcctacggcgaggcggcgaacGTGTTCGGGAAGCCCAAGACGAACACGGAGTTCATCTCCTACAGCGGCGAGGGCTTCAAGCTGCTGATCCCGTCCAAGTGGAACCCCAGCAAGGAGCGGGAGTTCCCCGGCCAGGTGCTCCGCTACGAGGACAACTTCGACGCCAACAGCAACCTCTCCGTCATGATCAACCCCACCACCAAGAAGACCATCACCGAGTTCGGCTCCCCCGAGGAGTTCCTCGCCCAG GTCGACTACTTGCTGGGGAAGCAGGCCTACGCCGGCAAGACCGACTCCGAG GGTGGGTTTGAGTCggacgcggtggcgacggcgaacaTCCTGGAGAGCTCGGCGCCAGTGATCGGAGGGAAGCAGTACTACTCGGTGACGGTGCTGACGAggacggcggacggcgacgagggcggcaaGCACCAGCTGATCACGGCGACCGTCAACGACGGCAAGCTGTTCATCTGCAAGGCGCAGGCCGGCGACAAGAGGTGGTTCAAGGGCGCCAGGAAGTTCGTCGAGAGCGCGGCCGGCTCCTTCAGCGTCGCATGA
- the LOC102703981 gene encoding reticulon-like protein B8: protein MPEHSENATANIMDSIVDTIADNLPKQKSVRFEEGSISDQAKRLFGSQNVHHILGGGKSADVLLWRNKKISSSVLAVATAVWVFFEWLDYHFLTIACFVLVLGMVVQFAWSTFAGMLNGSSSNVPRVELPDELFANIGAAIGTQVNKFLGTIQDVSCGRDLKQFLLVIAGFFAAGMIGSWFNLITVVYIGFVCAHTLPVLYEKNQEKVDEFLYNTLGLLQNQYRKLDKGVLAKVPKGIIKLKKSD from the exons ATGCCAGAGCACTCTGAGAATGCGACAGCGAACATTATGGACAGCATCGTGGACACCATTGCCGACAACCTTCCCAAGCAGAAGTCAGTCAGATTTGAAGAGGGTTCAATCTCTGATCAAGCTAAGAGGCTCTTCGGTAGTCAGAATGTCCATCACATTTTGGGTGGTGGGAAAT CTGCCGATGTGTTGCTGTGGAGGAACAAGAAGATTTCTTCGAGTGTTCTTGCCGTTGCAACGGCTGTCTGGGTCTTCTTCGAGTGGCTTGATTACCACTTCCTGACGATTGCGTGCtttgttcttgttcttggcATGGTCGTCCAGTTCGCCTGGTCCACATTTGCAGGGATGCTCAATGG GTCATCTTCTAATGTTCCTCGCGTCGAATTACCGGACGAGCTGTTTGCGAACATTGGAGCTGCGATTGGCACCCAAGTGAACAAGTTCTTGGGCACTATTCAGGACGTGTCTTGTGGAAGAGACCTGAAGCAATTTCTCCTG GTGATCGCTGGTTTCTTTGCAGCTGGTATGATTGGGAGCTGGTTCAATCTCATCACTGTCGTTTACATCG GATTTGTGTGTGCTCACACTCTCCCGGTGCTCTATGAGAAGAACCAAGAAAAAGTGGACGAGTTCCTGTACAACACCCTTGGCCTGCTTCAAAATCAGTATCGGAAACTTGACAAGGGTGTCTTGGCCAAGGTGCCTAAAGGGATCATCAAGCTTAAGAAGAGTGATTAG
- the LOC102704432 gene encoding vegetative cell wall protein gp1-like, producing MNQTYKADTLLWSTTNVKLSANQLILAIAEIDRSWFTDRSAAMASTSGFFASVLAMAVVLAGSSNCQAARLLADATPPPAAVPGVPAVPAVTLPPMPAVPAIPTAALPPIPAVPTVPNTALPPMPAVPKVTLPPMPAVPAVPAATLPPMPAVPAVLPPMPAVPAVPAATLPPMPAVPAVLPPMPAVPKVTLPPMPSMPAVPKVTLPPMPSVPVPFLAPPPSA from the exons ATGAACCAGACGTACAAAGCTGACACCTTGCTTTGGTCAACAACCAATGTCAAGTTGTCAGCTAATCAACTGA TTCTAGCCATTGCCGAGATAGATAGAAGCTGGTTCACTGATCGATCTGCCGCCATGGCTTCTACCTCGGGTTTCTTCGCCTCGGTGCTCGCCATGGCCGTCGTGCTCGCCGGCAGCAGCAACTGCCAAGCggcgcgcctcctcgccgacgcaaCGCCTCCTCCTGCCGCCGTCCCGGGAGTCCCGGCCGTGCCGGCGGTCACGTTGCCACCGATGCCAGCCGTGCCGGCCATCCCCACAGCAGCGCTGCCACCGATTCCGGCGGTGCCAACCGTGCCGAACACCGCGTTGCCGCCCATGCCGGCCGTGCCAAAGGTGACGCTGCCGCCCATGCCCGCAGTGCCTGCTGTGCCGGCGGCGACATTGCCGCCCATGCCAGCCGTGCCCGCCGTGTTGCCGCCCATGCCGGCCGTGCCTGCTGTGCCGGCGGCGACATTGCCGCCGATGCCAGCCGTGCCCGCCGTGTTGCCGCCCATGCCGGCCGTGCCCAAGGTGACTCTGCCGCCGATGCCCTCCATGCCGGCCGTACCCAAGGTGACACTACCACCGATGCCATCCGTGCCGGTGCCATTCTTGGCACCTCCTCCTTCGGCATAA
- the LOC102707696 gene encoding protein PELPK1-like: MASTSGLFATVFAMAMVLAGTTTSQAARLLADATPPAAVPGVPVVPAVTLPPMPAVPAIPAATLPPMPAVPAVPAIPAATLPPMPAVTAVPNTALPPMPAAPKVTLPPMPAVPAATLPPMPAMPAVPNAVVPPMPAVPKVTLPPMPSMPAVPKMTLPPMPSVPMPFLAPPPSA; encoded by the coding sequence ATGGCTTCCACTTCGGGTCTCTTCGCCACAGTGTTCGCCATGGCCATGGTGCTCGccggcaccaccaccagccaagcggcgcgcctcctcgccgacgcaaCACCTCCTGCCGCCGTTCCGGGAGTCCCGGTGGTGCCCGCGGTCACGTTGCCACCGATGCCAGCCGTGCCTGCCATCCCCGCGGCGACACTGCCACCGATGCCGGCGGTGCCAGCCGTGCCTGCCATACCCGCGGCGACACTGCCACCGATGCCGGCGGTGACAGCCGTGCCAAACACCGCTCTGCCGCCCATGCCGGCTGCGCCGAAGGTGACGCTGCCTCCAATGCCCGCGGTGCCGGCAGCTACGTTGCCGCCGATGCCAGCCATGCCCGCCGTGCCAAACGCCGTCGTGCCGCCCATGCCGGCCGTGCCCAAGGTGACGCTGCCGCCGATGCCCTCCATGCCGGCCGTGCCGAAGATGACGCTGCCGCCGATGCCATCCGTACCGATGCCGTTCTTGGCACCACCCCCTTCGGCATGA
- the LOC107304610 gene encoding protein PELPK1-like, translated as MASSSSFLAMAIAVAVMLLVGNGNTGHAARRLADTTEAPAPAAAIPAVPAIPKPAIPTVPAVTLPPMPSIPAVPAVTLPPMPAVPAVTVPSVPTVPAVTLPPMPAVPAVTVPPMPTVPAVTLPPMPAVPSVPNAATLLPPAIPAAVVPAVPKVALPPMPAIPTVTLPPMPAIPNVPMPFLAPPPKA; from the coding sequence ATGGCTTCCAGCTCGAGCTTCCTCGCCATGGCCATCGCCGTGGCTGTCATGCTCCTAGTGGGCAACGGCAACACTGGTCACGCAGCGCGGCGGCTTGCCGACACGACCGAGGCGCCGGCACCGGCTGCCGCCATTCCTGCCGTTCCAGCCATTCCGAAACCGGCGATCCCCACCGTGCCGGCGGTCACGTTGCCGCCTATGCCGTCAATCCCGGCCGTGCCGGCGGTGACTCTGCCGCCGATGCCTGCAGTGCCGGCGGTGACTGTGCCATCGGTGCCCACTGTGCCGGCTGTGACTCTGCCGCCGATGCCTGCGGTGCCGGCGGTGACCGTGCCACCGATGCCCACTGTGCCGGCGGTGACTCTGCCGCCGATGCCCGCAGTGCCCAGCGTGCCGAACGCCGCCACGTTGTTGCCGCCGGCCattcccgccgccgtcgtgccggCGGTGCCAAAGGTGGCGCTGCCGCCTATGCCGGCCATCCCGACGGTGACGCTGCCGCCGATGCCTGCCATCCCCAACGTGCCAATGCCGTTCCTCGCGCCACCTCCCAAGGCTTAA